In Agromyces archimandritae, one genomic interval encodes:
- a CDS encoding ABC transporter permease, whose protein sequence is MPSNTDPKHYVAPVEETPLVAIDQVKAEGKPTNLWTDAWRDLRKRPMFWISSILIVLIVVVALFPGWFTSTPPDNNCHLADSNGGPAAGHPLGFTKQGCDVYSRIIHGTSTSLAVGMIVTFIVAFLGVISGAIAGYFGGWVDAVISRIADIFFSIPYILAAVVVMSVLSRYASVWTISLAIGLFAWPTTMRVLRAEVLRVKNADYVMASTALGVSKFRILLRHVLPNSIAPVIVVTTLALASAIVAEATLSYLGVGLPTDVMSWGNDISRAQNDLRNNPMTLIWPSIALSVTVLSFIMLGEVARDALDPKSRAQR, encoded by the coding sequence ATGCCAAGTAACACCGACCCGAAGCATTACGTCGCGCCGGTCGAGGAGACCCCGCTCGTCGCCATCGACCAGGTCAAGGCCGAGGGCAAGCCCACGAACCTCTGGACGGACGCCTGGCGGGATCTCCGCAAGCGCCCCATGTTCTGGATCTCCTCGATCCTCATCGTGCTCATCGTGGTCGTCGCCCTCTTCCCGGGCTGGTTCACCTCCACCCCGCCCGACAACAACTGCCACCTCGCCGACAGCAACGGCGGGCCGGCCGCAGGCCACCCGCTCGGCTTCACGAAGCAGGGCTGCGACGTGTACTCGCGCATCATCCACGGCACGTCCACGTCGCTTGCCGTCGGCATGATCGTGACGTTCATCGTCGCGTTCCTCGGGGTCATCTCCGGCGCCATCGCCGGCTACTTCGGCGGCTGGGTGGATGCCGTGATCTCCCGGATCGCGGACATCTTCTTCTCGATCCCCTACATCCTCGCCGCCGTCGTCGTCATGTCGGTGCTCTCGCGCTACGCGAGCGTATGGACGATCTCGCTGGCGATCGGCCTGTTCGCCTGGCCGACGACCATGCGTGTGCTGAGGGCCGAGGTGCTCAGGGTGAAGAACGCCGACTACGTCATGGCCTCCACGGCCCTCGGCGTCTCGAAGTTCCGCATCCTGCTGCGCCACGTGCTGCCGAACTCGATCGCGCCGGTCATCGTCGTGACGACCCTGGCGCTCGCCTCGGCGATCGTCGCCGAAGCGACCCTGTCGTACCTCGGCGTCGGCCTGCCGACCGACGTCATGTCCTGGGGCAACGACATCAGCCGTGCCCAGAACGACCTGCGCAACAACCCCATGACCCTCATCTGGCCCTCGATCGCCCTGTCGGTGACGGTGCTGAGCTTCATCATGCTCGGCGAGGTCGCCCGGGATGCGCTCGACCCGAAATCGAGGGCGCAGCGATGA